A genomic segment from Myxococcales bacterium encodes:
- a CDS encoding metallophosphoesterase, with the protein MPAGIARRAAVRVALPLWTIGGLGHVAWGVGPLLAHYPTSYWGATTGSVTLVLLTALTIGLAISAVLSRVLERTLPGWSEASSETAEPLPSQASVAMVLPNDRGLLGRRAILKAAAVTPPLFTLGAGTAGFCTAFTPSKVATRVLTFESLPKPLDGLRILQLSDAHLGFGRQLDDVERMLRALEGASERPDLIVLTGDIAERVSLLPDALRLVAGLKPRCGVLAALGNHEHLQGVRAARRAFDGSDVRLLVDEGVHVGVDGAELFVAGIDDPVIVHTDIRPRLVAPLERALGSSHAGAFRVLLSHRPEAFDLSAERGVELTLSGHTHGGQIGFAGKSAFEPLYRDGYLWGRYQRGRSRLYTTSGFGAWFPFRLGCPSEAPLIVLRSA; encoded by the coding sequence ATGCCGGCAGGCATCGCGCGCCGCGCCGCGGTTCGCGTGGCCCTGCCCCTCTGGACCATCGGCGGCCTCGGGCACGTCGCCTGGGGTGTCGGCCCCCTTCTCGCGCACTACCCGACGAGCTACTGGGGCGCCACGACCGGCTCGGTGACGCTCGTTCTGCTCACCGCGCTCACGATCGGTCTCGCCATCTCGGCGGTCCTCTCACGGGTCCTTGAGCGGACCTTGCCAGGCTGGTCGGAGGCCTCGTCGGAGACGGCAGAGCCGCTCCCGTCGCAAGCCTCGGTTGCGATGGTCCTCCCAAACGATCGGGGGCTTCTCGGGCGGCGCGCGATCCTGAAGGCTGCCGCGGTGACGCCGCCGCTGTTCACCTTGGGCGCTGGTACGGCGGGGTTTTGCACCGCATTCACACCGTCGAAGGTCGCCACGCGGGTGCTGACCTTCGAGTCGTTGCCGAAGCCGCTCGATGGGTTACGAATCTTGCAGCTCAGCGATGCGCACCTCGGCTTCGGACGGCAGCTCGACGACGTGGAGCGGATGCTCCGAGCGCTCGAGGGAGCATCCGAGCGGCCCGACCTCATCGTGCTCACCGGCGACATCGCCGAGCGGGTCTCGCTCCTGCCCGACGCCCTTCGTCTCGTCGCTGGGCTTAAGCCTCGTTGCGGTGTGCTCGCTGCGCTGGGCAACCACGAGCACCTTCAGGGCGTGCGCGCCGCGCGCCGCGCCTTCGACGGGAGCGACGTGCGACTGCTGGTCGACGAAGGGGTGCACGTCGGCGTCGACGGAGCCGAGCTCTTCGTCGCCGGCATCGACGACCCGGTGATCGTGCACACGGACATTCGACCGAGACTCGTGGCGCCCCTCGAGCGCGCGCTCGGGAGTTCGCACGCGGGAGCGTTTCGTGTGCTGCTCTCGCACCGACCGGAGGCCTTCGACCTCTCGGCGGAGCGCGGTGTCGAGCTCACCCTCTCGGGCCACACGCACGGGGGCCAAATCGGCTTCGCCGGCAAGAGCGCCTTCGAGCCGCTGTACCGGGACGGCTACCTCTGGGGTCGGTACCAGCGAGGCCGCTCGCGCCTCTACACGACCAGCGGCTTTGGCGCGTGGTTTCCCTTCCGGCTCGGGTGCCCGTCGGAAGCGCCGCTCATCGTGCTGAGGTCCGCGTAG
- a CDS encoding HAMP domain-containing histidine kinase — MERAFEPAQALHRRWSLRLRVAVAIMLAALAPLLLVFLWSQLDRNVPGRMWAETREAARAGAASATGGDVALEGVARAHRVRLRVIDERGEVVFEHDADDPNDRFGRFEELLIGASARTLREVDETLGPLADRSSARGARSHGAYVACDTLPLLYCEAAMSTSGGLVVHAQRSSRRAVQAVYALRAQLLRLAVFTVPLALAIALTTARRIVRPVEHLRRQALVLASGASPSAALDPERSDEVGALAQAFNVLLDALQKKRIENEAFVADLVHEMKNPVAAVSAAAEALAAGGVDEARALRLGRVLGDSSAKLDRLVSQFLDLARADAGMPSEERSSVELRALLDGLAARTRDDPNFGDVRVTLTGAAAPLRVRGVSHRLDALFRELFDNGASFAGPRGELDVTVARDATGGVVVSFHDSGPGIAEADLARVFDRFFTTRGERRGTGLGLALVRAVARAHGGDVEVRSDRGATFTVRLPLEG, encoded by the coding sequence ATGGAGCGAGCCTTCGAGCCGGCCCAGGCGCTGCATCGACGCTGGTCCCTTCGCCTCCGGGTTGCGGTGGCCATCATGCTCGCGGCCCTGGCGCCGCTCCTCTTGGTCTTTCTGTGGAGCCAGCTCGATCGGAACGTCCCCGGTCGCATGTGGGCAGAGACCCGTGAGGCAGCCCGCGCCGGCGCGGCGAGCGCCACCGGAGGCGACGTCGCGCTCGAAGGCGTCGCGCGTGCCCATCGCGTCCGGCTGCGCGTCATCGACGAGCGCGGCGAGGTCGTCTTCGAGCATGACGCCGACGATCCCAACGACCGCTTTGGCCGCTTCGAAGAGCTGCTCATCGGCGCCAGCGCACGAACGCTCCGAGAGGTCGACGAGACGCTCGGCCCGCTCGCCGATCGCAGCTCCGCAAGGGGCGCTCGGAGCCACGGCGCCTACGTGGCCTGCGACACGTTGCCGCTTCTGTATTGCGAGGCGGCGATGTCCACGAGCGGGGGTCTCGTCGTCCACGCGCAACGGAGCTCACGGCGCGCGGTGCAAGCCGTCTACGCGCTGCGCGCGCAGCTGCTGCGACTGGCGGTCTTCACCGTACCGCTAGCGCTCGCCATCGCCCTCACCACGGCTCGACGCATCGTCCGGCCCGTCGAGCACTTGCGTCGCCAAGCGCTCGTGTTGGCGAGCGGGGCGAGCCCCAGCGCGGCCCTCGACCCAGAACGAAGCGACGAGGTCGGCGCGCTTGCCCAAGCGTTCAACGTGCTCCTCGACGCGCTGCAGAAGAAACGGATCGAGAACGAGGCCTTCGTCGCCGACCTCGTGCACGAGATGAAAAATCCCGTCGCGGCCGTGAGCGCCGCCGCCGAGGCGCTCGCCGCCGGCGGCGTGGACGAAGCGCGGGCGCTGCGCCTCGGACGGGTCCTAGGCGACAGCTCGGCGAAGCTCGACCGGCTCGTGTCGCAGTTTCTCGACCTCGCGCGCGCTGACGCGGGCATGCCCAGCGAGGAGCGCTCGTCGGTCGAGCTCCGCGCGCTCCTCGATGGGCTCGCGGCCCGCACGCGCGACGACCCCAACTTCGGCGACGTACGCGTCACTCTCACCGGCGCCGCTGCGCCGCTCCGCGTGCGCGGCGTCTCGCATCGCCTCGACGCGCTCTTTCGTGAGCTCTTCGACAACGGCGCTTCGTTCGCCGGGCCCCGAGGCGAGCTCGACGTGACCGTCGCGCGCGACGCAACGGGAGGCGTCGTCGTCTCGTTTCACGACTCGGGGCCGGGGATCGCCGAAGCCGATCTCGCGCGGGTCTTCGACCGCTTCTTCACGACGCGGGGAGAGCGTCGGGGTACCGGTCTTGGGCTCGCGCTCGTGCGCGCCGTGGCCAGAGCCCACGGCGGCGACGTCGAGGTGCGCTCCGACCGCGGCGCCACGTTCACCGTACGACTGCCCCTCGAGGGCTGA
- a CDS encoding response regulator transcription factor, translated as MARILLVDDDTSLLDVLGMAITDAGYELVTARDGQAAYSLASVDAPALIISDVNMPRLDGFALCRKLREAGSAVPIILLTSRDGEIDEALGLELGADDYVAKPFSTRVLLARVAALLRRDALRRDSTTERETVSIGALALDPQRLEARYRGTVLALTVTEFRLLEALARRPGVVLSRERLLEIVRGHDSIVVERIVDTYVNRVRRKLEAVDPSFTALETVIGAGYRWREG; from the coding sequence GTGGCGCGTATCCTTCTCGTCGACGACGACACGTCTCTTCTGGACGTCTTGGGCATGGCCATCACCGATGCTGGTTATGAGCTCGTGACGGCACGTGACGGTCAGGCCGCCTACTCGCTCGCGTCCGTCGACGCTCCCGCGCTCATCATCAGCGACGTGAACATGCCGCGGCTCGATGGCTTCGCGCTCTGCCGAAAGCTTCGCGAGGCCGGGAGCGCCGTCCCCATCATCTTGCTCACCTCGCGCGACGGTGAGATCGACGAGGCGCTCGGTCTCGAACTCGGCGCCGACGACTACGTCGCCAAGCCCTTCAGCACGCGGGTCCTCCTGGCCCGCGTCGCGGCCCTGTTGCGGCGCGACGCGCTGCGGAGGGACTCCACGACAGAGCGTGAGACGGTGAGCATCGGCGCCCTCGCCCTCGATCCGCAGAGGCTCGAGGCGCGTTACCGCGGAACGGTCCTCGCGCTCACGGTCACCGAGTTTCGTCTTCTCGAGGCCCTTGCGCGCCGCCCCGGCGTGGTGCTCTCGAGGGAACGACTCCTCGAGATCGTTCGGGGGCACGACTCGATCGTCGTCGAGCGCATCGTCGACACCTACGTCAATCGTGTGCGGCGCAAGCTCGAAGCCGTCGACCCGTCGTTCACGGCCCTCGAGACGGTCATCGGCGCCGGCTATCGCTGGCGCGAGGGCTAA
- a CDS encoding glutathione S-transferase family protein gives MSIVLYHHPLTRAATVVWMLEEVEVPYELRFVDVPKGEQKSPEILSLNRMGKLPILTDGDAVLTEVAAIGVYLADRYASGRLAPRLDDPARGTFLRWSFFSPSVIEPCSLAKAAGWTYRDGQAGWGSYAAMLDTIEGAIEKGFILGDTFSMADVIFGGTLRYMLMFKMIEPRPAFTAYAERLAARPALQRADARNAAVREAHGLKR, from the coding sequence ATGTCGATCGTGCTCTATCACCACCCCCTCACCCGTGCCGCCACCGTCGTGTGGATGCTCGAGGAGGTCGAAGTCCCGTATGAGCTCCGCTTCGTGGACGTGCCGAAGGGCGAGCAGAAGTCTCCCGAGATCCTCTCGCTCAATCGAATGGGCAAGCTCCCCATCCTGACCGACGGCGACGCGGTGCTCACCGAGGTCGCCGCGATCGGCGTTTACCTCGCGGACCGCTATGCGAGCGGGCGGCTCGCTCCGCGTCTCGATGACCCGGCTCGCGGAACGTTCCTCCGGTGGTCGTTCTTCTCGCCGTCGGTTATCGAGCCGTGCTCACTGGCCAAGGCGGCAGGCTGGACCTATCGCGACGGTCAGGCCGGGTGGGGCTCGTACGCCGCGATGCTCGACACGATCGAGGGTGCGATCGAAAAGGGGTTCATCCTGGGTGACACCTTCTCGATGGCCGACGTGATCTTCGGCGGAACACTCCGATACATGCTCATGTTCAAGATGATCGAGCCGCGGCCGGCCTTCACCGCATACGCCGAGCGCCTCGCGGCTCGCCCTGCGCTCCAGCGCGCGGACGCACGGAACGCAGCCGTCCGCGAGGCGCACGGCCTCAAGCGCTGA